ATCCACCACCATGAGCCTATGGAGCGTTTTTACATCGGCGATGAACTGCGACTGAATCAGATCATGATGAATCTGCTCTCTAACGCTGTGAAGTTTACAGCACCCGGGGGCAGGATCACCGTGGATATTCAGGAGTTGAAGCGTGAAAACGGGCTGGCGTACCTGGGGCTCAGCGTGAGTGATACAGGCATTGGAATGTCTGAGGATTTTATGAAGAAGATTTACCAGCCCTTTGAACAGGAGAACCCCGGAACAGCCCGCAACAAGATCGGCACCGGGCTGGGACTGTCCATTGTCTATAACATTATCCAGCTCATGGGCGGCACCATTGCGGTGACCAGCGAAAAGAACCGCGGCACCACTTTTGAGCTGAGCGTGCCTCTGGAGCCGGTCTATGATACCGAGGAGGAAAAACGCCGCCGCATGACTGAGGATGCCCTGAAGGATATCCGAGTGCTGGTCGTGGACGATGACGCCATGATCGGCGAGCAGACGGCTGCCATTATGTCGAATATCGGCATCTCGCCGGTCTGGGTCGATTCCGGCGTCCGGGCTCTCGAGGAGGTGCGAAAGATGATGGAGGCCGGCTGTACCTATGATGTGGCCATGATCGACTGGCTGATGCCGGATATGGATGGCATCGAGACCACCCGCCAGATTCGGAAAATCGTCGGGCCGGACACGACCATTATCATCATTTCTGCCTATGACTGGAGCGATATTGAGGAGGAAGCGCGACAGGCGGGGGCCAACAATTTTATCTCCAAGCCGTTGTTCCAGTCAGTGATCTATGACACCCTCATGCACCTTAACATTGAGCCCCATGAGCGCAAAGAGCAGCGGCAGCCGGTCTCCAGCCTGGACGGACTCCAGGTGCTGCTGGTGGAAGATAACGAGCTGAACCTCGAAATCGCAAAAACCCTGATGGAGATGCAGGGCGTGTGCGTGGATACCGCAGAAAACGGCCAGGAAGCACTCGATAAATTCACAGACCGGCCCCTGGATTTTTATCACGCGGTGCTGATGGATATCCGGATGCCAGTAATGGATGGGCTTAGCGCCACCAAGGCTATCCGGGAGTTGGATCGCAAAGACGCCAAAACAGTACCCATCATTGCCATGACGGCCAACGCCTTTGAGGAGGACCGCCGCCTGGCCATAAAGGCTGGTATGAATGGCTACCTGGTCAAGCCCATTGATATCAATAAGCTTTTTGAAGAGCTTAAAAAGCTTTCATAAAAAACGGAAGGCTGGAGTGAGACTCCAGACCTTCCGTTTTTAATTTTCTTTTAAAAGGAAAAGCGTGTTTTCTTCAAAGGGCAGCGCCGGTTCGGTGAATGGGAGCTGTTCCAGAATATCATCGACAATGCGCTCGGCTGAGTGGCCATAATACATTTTCCGCAGGGCGCTCTTCATGGCGTATTGTTTGACCTCATTGTCTTTTAAGGCCTCAATGGCGACGAGCAGCTCTGTGGTGGTGTGGGTGATGATGGCGGCGCCGCATTTTTTAAACTATTCGGCGTTTTCGCCCTCCTGGCCCGGTACCGGATTGTGCAGGATCAGCGGCATACGGGTCGTCACCGCTTCACTTAAGGTGATGCCGCCAGGCTTGGTCATCATAAAATCACCGCAGCAGTAGAGCTCGTGAATGTCTGAGACAAAGCCAAAAATCTGTGTGTTTTTGAAAGACACTGCGGATAGTTCCTTATAAAGGGATTTGTTTTTTCCGCAGACTACAATGGTCTGGAGATTATGCAGGCTGTCGGCCTTCTCGCAGATGGTTCTGAGGTTTTTGACCACACCGTAGGTGCCGGCGCAGATAACCAGGGTACGCTTGTCTGGATCCAGATGGTATTTCTCCTGAAGGCGGTGGCGGTCGTAGTGGCCGTAAAAAGCTTCCCGGATCGGAATACCGGTCTTGAGAATGCGTTCTGCGGGAATGCCGTAGTCCACCAGATGATCCTCAACATTCTGACAGGCGACGTAAAACTTGTCGGTGTCCTCATGCTGCCAGGCAGCCGGTATGCAGAAGTCTGTGACCACTGTATAAACCGGGATGTCCGGATAGTGGGCCTGCTTCAGGATGGAGGATACCGTGTAGGGGTAGGTGTTGACAATGCAGTCGGGATGGATCTCGTCCACCATATCCAGAAGGGTTTTTTCGGTCAGTGTCCAAAGTCTGTATATAAATTTGCTGTGAGCATCCTTTTCCATATCGTAGTACATTTTTTTATAAAAGCTGCTGCCAATATTATAGGAAAGGAGATAGGATTTTTCAATAATGGTATTGACGAGTCGGTTGGTCTCATTGAACAGATCACGAACAACAGCAGTGTAGCCTTTCTGTTCAAAGGCGTCCTTAAGGGCTGCGGACACCATCTTGTGGCCTGATCCGTGGGAACAGGTCAGGATTAAAACTTTTTTGCTGCGATTCATCTGATTCAGCCTCCTTCTTCATAGTCTTACGTTTCGGTTAAGTCTATTCTAGCTGGCTTTTATTAGAGTTCCATTAGAAACAGCGAATCGTCATAAATTGTTAATATTTGTTCAGAATTTCGTCAGAAATACTCAGTCGTCATATTCGATACCCAGGAGGCAGACGTCGTCCATATCGTCGGTGCCCTCGGTAAACAGGTTGTACTCTTTCAGGATTTCCTGGCAGATAGTGTTGATGGGCTGGGTCGTATGCTTTTTTACAATCTCGGTCAGGCGTTCCATGGAGAAAAGCTCATTGCTGGTATTCTGCGCATCGATGAGTCCGTCGGTAAAGATGATAAACTTATCGCCGTTTTTAAACGGAACCGTAATGTCCTGATAGTTAATGCTGGACATGAGCTGATGCAGCCCCACAAGGGGCAGGCTCGGTTTGAGCAGCGTGATGTCGTCGCCTACCAGAATTGCCGAGGGATGGCCGGCGTTTGCGTAGCGAAGCGTATTGGCGCCAGGGTCCAGAACCAGCGCAAAAGCGCTGAAATAGGTGGATGTCAGCTGTTTTTCGATGTCGCGCTCCATACGCTGCATGAGCATGCTGGGGTGCTCGCGTACCAGCTCGTTTTCCATGGCATAGGAATAAATCAGCTTGACCATACTGGTGATCATGGCCGCGTCGATGCCGTGTCCGGTAGCGTCGGCCAGAATAAGGCTGATCTTATCATCATCCAGATTATGGAAATCGTAAAAATCGCCGCCAACTTTGCGAAAGGGCTTGAGCATCGCGTAAAGGTGATACGTATCCGATATAAACTCGCTGGGCTGTGGAATAATTTTCTTTTGGATGTTCTGGGCAAATTGCAGTTGTTTATCGAAAAGATTCACTAGCTCACTGTACTCTTTAATGGATTCCAAATTTCTGACCTCACTTTTCATACTTATAGATGGATTATAGCATACTTTATGCGCCTTTGAAACAAAATTAATGATAAATTTCTTTTATAAGGTAGGATTTTAGAGATGAATCGCTGTTTTTTAATAAAAAAGTAGCGCTTTATCATTTTGGAAGGAGAGGATGATCGTTTGTTTTCTGGTTTTCTTTTTTATGGATAAAAGAACTAGCAATAAAAAGAATTTGCGCCGAAAGGTTGACAGAAGAAAAAGTTTTCGGTATCATAAACATTTGCAAGCTCAGATTAAGATTAATGTGAGAAAATTAAAGTGGAGATGTGGTAAAATATTTTCTCTTATTTGTGAAAATAATATAATTAAAATATGGAGAAAAGGGATTGTATTTTATCGTTTTCACCTGTATAATGTTAATAACAACATAGAAAGTAGGTGTCTTAAATGATTGAATTTGTATATGGAGCAAAGGGAAGCGGAAAGACTAAAAAAATGATCGATATGGCCAATGCTGAGGTTGGTTCTGCAAAAGGCGATATCCTGTTCATCAACGACAGAGACAAATACAGAGTGACTGTTGATACCAAAATTCGTTTTATTAATTCCGAAGATTTTGAAATTAAAGGGGAAGATGAGCTTTACGGTTTTATCAGTGGAGTAATCGCCGGAAATTATGACGTCGATGTTGTTTATATCGATAATTTACTGAGAATTCTTGATGCAGATGGTCCGGAAGACATTTCCGGAATCCTTGAAAAGCTGGACAAAATCCAGAAAAAACAGGATATCAAATTTGTGCTTAGTCTGAGCTGCGAAGAAAGCACAGTTCCAGATTGCGTGAAAAATTATCTGTAAGAAATGGAAAGGCGCTCCCAGGATTTGCTGGTAAAACTGCGGGCGTCTTTTTTTATTTTGTCAAAAATTGGAGGAATTACCATGGAAGAACGCCCGCTTTACAGGGTTTATTCACAATGGCTGAGAGAGCGTTATGGCAGCAAGGTTTACAAGCTTCCTGTCAACGTGCCGGTCTCCTGCCCAAACCGCGATGGCACAGCTGGAAAGGGCGGCTGTATTTACTGCGGCGCCAAGGGCGGCGGCAATGAAACGCTGTCCGATACCTTGAGCGTGGCCGAGCAGGTGGAAAAAAACCGGGCTTACATCGCAAAACGCTACAAGGCTAAATTATTCATTCCTTACTTTCAAAGCTTTACCAACACCTATTGCAGCGCCTTCCAGCTTGAGCGCTGGGTACGTGAGGCAGTGGGTGACGGCGAGGGTATTGCCGGTGTGGCTATTTCCACCCGGCCCGATTGCCTGAGCGGCGAGCAGCTGGATTTCTTAAGCCGTTTCCAGCAGGAAAAGCAGTTGGACGTGTCCATTGAGCTGGGCCTGCAGACCGCCAACTATAAGACCCTTAAAATATTGAACCGGGGGCACAGCCTGGCCGATTATATCGAAGCGGCAGCGGCGGTCAAGAGCCACGGACTTCAGCTCTGTACCCATGTGATTCTGGATCTGCCCTGGGACGACCGGGACGACGTGGTGGAAACCGCCGGCGTGGTCTCTGCCGTTGGGTCGGATTTTGTCAAATGTCACGCACTGTATGTGGAGAAGGGTACCGTCCTCGCGGAAATGTATTTAAAGGGCGAAATCAGCCTTTTTCCCAAGGAAGAATATATAGAGCGGTGTCTTTTGTTTCTCTCGCATCTGCGGCCAGATATGGTCGTTCAGCGCATAATTGGTCGGGCCCCGGAAGCGGATAGTATTATTACCAACTGGAACACAAGCTGGTGGAAGATCAAAGAAAGCCTGGAGGAACGCATGCTCTGTGAAAGCGTGTGGCAGGGCAAAAATTTTCATAAAAAACAGGAAATAATACGTGCAAAATGGGCGCCGTTATTGTAAAATAGATTAGATAACAGACTGTCAGGAAATCCGTTTTCCGGCAGTCTGTTATGAAGTTGTGAAACCAGAGGTGATTGTATTGAGTACACAATACTGGCAGGAGTTCCTCATTCCCTACAGACAAGCAGTGGATGAGCTGGTCCTGAAATTTAACAGCCTGAAAAACCAATCGATGACGCTGGGAGAAAATTCACCCATTGAGTCGGTTCGAGGCAGGGTGAAAACCGTTTCAAGTATTCTTGAAAAAATCAATAAATATGGCTTTGACGTTGAAGATCTTGAGACAAACATTAAAGACATTGCCGGCATTCGCATCATCTGTCAGTTTGTGGAGGACATCTATGAGGTGGTCGATATTATCCACGAGCGTGATGGAAAGGACCTGCGCATTGTGGATGTTAAAAACTATATGGAGGGGGAGGACCAATCCAGCCTGAAATCAGGCTGTGGAATTCCTAAAGAGAGCGGTTATCAGAGCTATCACCTGATCATTCGATATCCGGTTTTCTGTGCCCTTGGTTACAGAGAAATATACGCCGAAATTCAGATCCGCACTCTGGCAATGAATTTCTGGTCCATCATCGAACACTCCCTCAGCTATAAGTACAAGGAAAAGCTGCCGGAAGCCCTGAAGGCCCGGCTTCATAATACCGCTGATTCTGTCATTGGCTTGGACCAGGAAATGTCCGCCATCCGCGACGAAATCCAGCAGGCCCAGAAGCTGTTCAAGATGAAGTCCAGCACTGTTAACAGCATTCTCGATAATATCGACAATTTATACAAGCTCGACCAGTCCGACAAGGCCGTTGCCTACGAGCGTGATTTCGAGGATCTCTCCGAGCAGGAAGACCTGATCCAGCTGATCCTCCTCAAAAAAGAGCTGGAATCCGAAATCAGCCGGATAAAAGAGGAGAACTGACGCTGAGTCCATTTTTAGTGTTAAAAATGGCAGCGAACAAGGTGCGTGAGCGGGTGAGCAATAACGAAGCTAACGCAAAATCCATAAAAATCATCCTGTAAGGATAAAAAGATTTTTATGGATTTGTGTTCCTTAGAAAAGCCAGGGACTGTATGAGCGGGTAAGCGTTACGCAGCCCATATAAAATCCGGCTTCTGTAACATTTAATGTTAAAACCAGCCATAATTTGGTATAATAGTTTGGAAGAAAGTGCTATAATGAATAAACTGAAATGATAATAATTCAGCAAGGTATCAATACTAAGGAGCGAATCAATATGACAAGACTATTAAGATTGGAAAAAGGTAATGAGGATGCCCTGAAGGGTGAAAACTCTGAAATTATTAACGGCGTGGCCTATGAAAAACCAGAGCTTGATGAAGCGCACAAGGATATCGTACGCTACCTGCATGCTGCTTCCAGCAGATATGTGCTGACCCACAGACCGCTGGATAAGCTGGCCATGCCCCACGACCCGCTCGTTATCGACTCGGAAGTGCTGCCGAACACCATTTTAAGACCAGAGATCGCCATGCAGATTAAGGATGAGAGTTTTCCTGCGTGGGTAGTGGAGATCGCTTCCGAGGAAAATATGGAAGTGGCCTATCTTGAAAAAATGAATATTTATATGGCTGCCGGTGTAAAAGAATACTGGGTAATTGACCCGGTTAAACAGGTGATCCTCTCCTATAATTTTATGAAAAACCCATGGATTCCGGCCATCTATGACAGTCCTCAGCGGATTAAAGTGAGCGTTTATAAGGATTATTTTATTTCTTATTCGGAAATATTTAAGGATCGTTCCGAAGAAGAATAAAGAGATTCTCATTCATTAATTTTTATTAAGTTTCCTGAAAACAGTATCCGTTTTTCAGAAAAATTGATATAATATAAAATAATGCGTATAGTATGGAAAAGTTAAGGAGTTTGCAAATGGCGGCTGAAGAAAAAAAGGATGCACTGGTCACTTATACGATGGATGAATGGGTCGAAATCTACAGTGAAGCAGTCATAGGATTATATAAGAGATTACTGGATTATGCCCGTGTGGTCTATGATCCGGAAAGCAAAAGCTACAGCTATTTCTGGCAGTTAGTCAATTCTGCCTACTATCTTGATGGTCAGGTCATCGGCCATAACCTGGATGAGATGATCGGATGCCAGTGGGACAACGAAAAAATTCTGGAAACATTGGAAAATGATTACAAGACACTCTGTGTTATTTTTAAGGACCGCTATGTCGATGTGCTCAGAGAAAGCTTTCAGAATGAACTAAATGCAGAAGCCATTCACTACAATACCCTGCCGGATCCTAAAGACCGGGAAGGCTTTGAAAAGCTGCTTTTCAGCCACGGAGCAAAGGTGTTCAAAAATGTATCGGATTTGGCCGGAAGCGGCGATATTTCTGCCCAGGTGCTGCTTGGAAAAATGTATTTTCTGGGATGGGGCACCAAGGTCGGCGCAGAAGAGGGCCTGTACTGGTTCAAAAAGGCGACGGAATCCGGAAACGGCGCAGCGTTCTTCTATGCTGGCATGGCCCATGAGTATATGACCTGCTCAGAAACTGGCGTCAACCTCAACGCCGAGTCCTGTGAGCTTTACCACGAAGCCATGAATGCTGGGTTTACCGAGGCGGCCTATGCGCTTTATCGCTATTACGGCCGTTATGTCAGCGGAAAAACAGGAATGTTCCGTGCCAAAAAATGGTTAAATAAGGGCATCGAGCTTGGCAGTGTCTACTGCCAGTACGAAGTCTGCCAGGCGCCCGAAGAGCGTTTTGCCACTAATAATGTGAAAACCGTGGTGGACTGGGTGAAAGCGGCGGCGCATTTTGGCGTTCCAGATGCCTTAGAACTGTTGGGAGACCTCTATCTCCAGGGGCATGCAGGCCTGAAGGTTGATTTTGAAAAGGCCGAATCCCTCATGGAGAAGGCTGTCAGTCAGTGATTACAAGATATAGAAAAATTAGAATATAATAGGATAAAAACACAATATATAGAGGTATACGTCGTTTTGGCGTATACCTCTTTTTTGTAGAAAAATGGGTATAAATATAAGATACACTCAATTTTAAAATGCGTATCAATCTGTTGTCAGTGGCAGGTGCGGATCTTTTGTGGAGCTTTGCACGGTATAATGTAAGCGCAACAGAAATTTTATTTAACGGGAGTTGGAAAATGACAAAAAAAAGAAGAATCACCTTTCAAAAAGTCAGTTCAGTGCTGGTAATCCTGTTTGGCATTGTGATGGTTTTGGCGGCCATCCTCGAGCTTGGCGGGTTTACCATCATGCGCCTGGCAGTGGACGATGTGGAACTGGGGGCACGTCAAATTTCGGAGCTGCTGGCGACCATGGGGGGATTCAGTCTTGTTCTGGCTGTGGCCAGCATTGTGGCCGGCATCATGGGCTTTCGGAACGCTGCTCTTGGAAAGGAGAAGCTTGTGCGTTGTGGGAGGATCGGTTTTGGAATCCTTGTGGTCTTAGTCATGTACTATGCTTTTTTATTCGTAGTGGACACCCTGGATGTCTCGGACTTTATGGTAGCTGCTCTTCCGCTGCTTTATACGATCAGCGTTGTTTTAAATGAAAAGGGGACGATTCAGGAAGGAGAAACGCGAGCATGACATATAATAAAAGGAACTCGATCATCAATATCGCCGTAGGCATTACCTTTGCGCTGTCACTAGTGCTGCTGGTATTCAGTTTTATCCCCAATCCTGCCCTTGAGCAGGTTGTCAGCAATGTGATCAACAGCCGCAAGCTGGTTCAGAGAGTCCTGGCTGTGGTGCTTCTGGTAACCACCTATAACCTGTACAAAAGGAAGAGAGTGGCATGGATCATGACCATTGCACTGCTGGGCATTAACATGTCAGGTCATCTTTTCCGGGCACACCACGCGGTGGGGATGATCATCATTATCCTTG
The DNA window shown above is from Eubacterium limosum and carries:
- a CDS encoding TIGR01212 family radical SAM protein (This family includes YhcC from E. coli K-12, an uncharacterized radical SAM protein.) translates to MEERPLYRVYSQWLRERYGSKVYKLPVNVPVSCPNRDGTAGKGGCIYCGAKGGGNETLSDTLSVAEQVEKNRAYIAKRYKAKLFIPYFQSFTNTYCSAFQLERWVREAVGDGEGIAGVAISTRPDCLSGEQLDFLSRFQQEKQLDVSIELGLQTANYKTLKILNRGHSLADYIEAAAAVKSHGLQLCTHVILDLPWDDRDDVVETAGVVSAVGSDFVKCHALYVEKGTVLAEMYLKGEISLFPKEEYIERCLLFLSHLRPDMVVQRIIGRAPEADSIITNWNTSWWKIKESLEERMLCESVWQGKNFHKKQEIIRAKWAPLL
- a CDS encoding Uma2 family endonuclease, whose translation is MTRLLRLEKGNEDALKGENSEIINGVAYEKPELDEAHKDIVRYLHAASSRYVLTHRPLDKLAMPHDPLVIDSEVLPNTILRPEIAMQIKDESFPAWVVEIASEENMEVAYLEKMNIYMAAGVKEYWVIDPVKQVILSYNFMKNPWIPAIYDSPQRIKVSVYKDYFISYSEIFKDRSEEE
- a CDS encoding tetratricopeptide repeat protein, whose translation is MAAEEKKDALVTYTMDEWVEIYSEAVIGLYKRLLDYARVVYDPESKSYSYFWQLVNSAYYLDGQVIGHNLDEMIGCQWDNEKILETLENDYKTLCVIFKDRYVDVLRESFQNELNAEAIHYNTLPDPKDREGFEKLLFSHGAKVFKNVSDLAGSGDISAQVLLGKMYFLGWGTKVGAEEGLYWFKKATESGNGAAFFYAGMAHEYMTCSETGVNLNAESCELYHEAMNAGFTEAAYALYRYYGRYVSGKTGMFRAKKWLNKGIELGSVYCQYEVCQAPEERFATNNVKTVVDWVKAAAHFGVPDALELLGDLYLQGHAGLKVDFEKAESLMEKAVSQ
- a CDS encoding GTP pyrophosphokinase, whose translation is MIVLSTQYWQEFLIPYRQAVDELVLKFNSLKNQSMTLGENSPIESVRGRVKTVSSILEKINKYGFDVEDLETNIKDIAGIRIICQFVEDIYEVVDIIHERDGKDLRIVDVKNYMEGEDQSSLKSGCGIPKESGYQSYHLIIRYPVFCALGYREIYAEIQIRTLAMNFWSIIEHSLSYKYKEKLPEALKARLHNTADSVIGLDQEMSAIRDEIQQAQKLFKMKSSTVNSILDNIDNLYKLDQSDKAVAYERDFEDLSEQEDLIQLILLKKELESEISRIKEEN
- a CDS encoding PP2C family protein-serine/threonine phosphatase, encoding MESIKEYSELVNLFDKQLQFAQNIQKKIIPQPSEFISDTYHLYAMLKPFRKVGGDFYDFHNLDDDKISLILADATGHGIDAAMITSMVKLIYSYAMENELVREHPSMLMQRMERDIEKQLTSTYFSAFALVLDPGANTLRYANAGHPSAILVGDDITLLKPSLPLVGLHQLMSSINYQDITVPFKNGDKFIIFTDGLIDAQNTSNELFSMERLTEIVKKHTTQPINTICQEILKEYNLFTEGTDDMDDVCLLGIEYDD
- a CDS encoding MGDG synthase family glycosyltransferase, whose translation is MNRSKKVLILTCSHGSGHKMVSAALKDAFEQKGYTAVVRDLFNETNRLVNTIIEKSYLLSYNIGSSFYKKMYYDMEKDAHSKFIYRLWTLTEKTLLDMVDEIHPDCIVNTYPYTVSSILKQAHYPDIPVYTVVTDFCIPAAWQHEDTDKFYVACQNVEDHLVDYGIPAERILKTGIPIREAFYGHYDRHRLQEKYHLDPDKRTLVICAGTYGVVKNLRTICEKADSLHNLQTIVVCGKNKSLYKELSAVSFKNTQIFGFVSDIHELYCCGDFMMTKPGGITLSEAVTTRMPLILHNPVPGQEGENAE